The proteins below come from a single Chrysoperla carnea chromosome 1, inChrCarn1.1, whole genome shotgun sequence genomic window:
- the LOC123299744 gene encoding porphobilinogen deaminase: MSGDQKIIKVGSRKSELALIQTRYVISLLSKKFPHYDFQIVSMSTMGDQVLDKPLPKIGEKSLFTKELEVALAAECVDFVVHSLKDLPTVLPEGMAIGAVLKREDPRDALVLRKDLKINKLSELKPGSVIGTSSLRRTAQLARLYPHLKIENIRGNLNTRLKKLDDLGTYSAIILAKAGLIRMGWGSRISQVLDSDEILYAVGQGALAVECRENDVKTLEMLSTLHDPETLLVVLAERSFLRTLEGGCSAPVAVCTKLNEGSMNLIGAVWSLDGKTIVTDSDSCLYEVQDKSAPSSSDNSPTREFQLLASTFNRDLPSGSSQTGSGDTVVRKCPYDCSSNGSPKKKLKFESEKSETDNGSTSNLSEIKRCPFSGQVSENGCPMSSLPIGIDFMGKCPYLDKHEMSKCPVNAEILAINSETPKLPLKCPFFNTENNTCGNCEPNLLSECPFKGNNDVAKLFCGLNGSKYVSNDCLRKVEQLGINLAKKLIDKGALTVMEQAKAHIHGTAHEINKVRA, translated from the exons ATGAGTGgagatcaaaaaataattaaagttggCTCCAGGAAAAGTGAG CTGGCGTTAATTCAAACTCGATATGTAATTTCATTGCTTAGTAAAAAATTTCCTCATTATGATTTCCAAATCG TTAGTATGAGTACCATGGGGGATCAAGTATTAGATAAACCGTTGCCGAAAATTGGTGAGAAATCATTGTTTACCAAAGAATTGGAAGTTGCGTTAGCTGCAGAATGTGTAGATTTTGTTGTACATTCTTTAAAGGATTTACCCACTGTTTTACCAGAGGGAATGGCTATTGGTGCAGTTTTAAAACG TGAAGATCCTAGAGATGCTTTGGTATTGCGGAAAGATTTGAAGATCAATAAATTATCGGAATTGAAACCAGGAAGTGTAATAG gtACCTCAAGTTTACGACGAACAGCTCAGCTAGCTAGATTATATCCacatttaaaaatcgaaaatattcgtgGTAATTTAAATACACGTTTAAAAAAACTGGACGATTTAGGAACATATTCAGCAATCATATTAGCAAAAGCAGGTCTTATTCGAATGGGTTGGGGTTCACGGATATCTCAAGTACTAGATAGTGACGAAATATTATATGCGGTTGGTCAAGGCGCCTTAGCTGTTGAATGTCGTGAGAATGATGTAAAAACACTTGAAATGTTATCAACATTACATGATCCCGAAACGTTGTTAGTAGTTCTAGCAGAACGGAGCTTTCTAAGAACATTAGAAGGTGGTTGTAGTGCTCCAGTAGCAGTTTGTACGAAATTGAATGAAGGTTCGATGAATTTAATTGGAGCTGTTTGGAGTTTAGATGGTAAAACTATTGTAACGGATTCCGATTCTTGTTTATATGAAGTTCAAGATAAAAGTGCTCCGAGTTCATCAGATAATAGTCCAACTAGGGAATTTCAATTATTAGCAAGTACATTTAACCGAGATTTACCTTCGGGAAGTTCTCAAACAGGTTCAGGCGATACAGTTGTACGTAAATGTCCTTATGATTGTTCTTCAAATGGATCTCCGAAAAAGAAGCTAAAATTCGAAAGTGAAAAATCAGAAACGGATAATGGATCCACATCGAATTTATCCGAAATCAAACGATGTCCATTCTCTGGTCAAGTATCTGAAAATGGTTGTCCCATGTCTTCCCTACCAATCGGTATTGATTTTATGGGAAAATGTCCCTACTTAGATAAACATGAAATGTCTAAATGTCCTGTAAATGCTGAAATTTTAGCTATCAATTCCGAAACACcgaaattacctttaaaatgtCCATTTTTCAATACAGAAAATAATACGTGTGGTAATTGTGAACCGAATTTATTAAGTGAATGCCCGTTTAAGGGGAATAATGATGTAGCgaaattattttgtggtttaaaTGGTTCAAAATATGTGTCAAATGATTGTTTGCGAAAGGTGGAACAATTAGGTATTAATTTAGCGaagaaattaattgataaaggTGCTTTAACTGTTATGGAACAAGCAAAAGCTCATATACATGGGACAGCTCATGAAATTAATAAAGTACGTGCATAA